The Amycolatopsis mongoliensis genome includes a window with the following:
- a CDS encoding ROK family transcriptional regulator, with protein sequence MTTPTSAGELLWLVRTGQATTRKALRARSGLSRTTLTARLDRLQAAGLLVEGGQEDSTGGRPAHRLRFDDQHAVVLAASVDTMHAEAALTDLAGRRLDHRAGALRVADGPEPVLGRIAEWFETMLAEVGRPVCGVGISVPGPVEPGRGRVTQPPIMPGWDGYPIDAFLGARFGAPVLVDNDANLMALGEYRARYPDTAALVVVKASTGIGAGLVIGGEVYRGVDGGAGDIGHVRLPGHPDARCLCGSLGCLAAVAGGGALAARLTELGLPTTSGSGVRERILAGEPAAVRLAEAAGRQVGEVLATLVCVVNPGVLVIAGDLAEPHFVAGVREVLYQRALPRSTQNLRVEIGGRGEALGGAVAMVVEAEFAPAAVDRRLEARP encoded by the coding sequence ATGACGACGCCGACGAGCGCCGGTGAGCTGTTGTGGCTGGTCAGGACCGGGCAGGCGACCACGAGAAAAGCCCTGCGCGCCCGCAGCGGGCTGTCCCGCACCACGCTCACCGCGCGGCTGGACCGGCTCCAGGCGGCCGGTCTGCTGGTCGAGGGCGGCCAGGAGGACTCCACCGGTGGCCGCCCGGCCCACCGGCTGCGGTTCGACGACCAGCACGCCGTCGTCCTCGCCGCGAGCGTCGACACGATGCACGCCGAGGCCGCGCTCACCGACCTGGCCGGACGGCGGCTGGACCACCGCGCGGGCGCGCTGCGCGTCGCCGACGGCCCGGAGCCGGTGCTCGGCCGGATCGCGGAGTGGTTCGAGACGATGCTGGCCGAGGTGGGCCGCCCGGTGTGCGGCGTGGGCATTTCCGTGCCGGGCCCCGTCGAACCCGGCCGCGGCCGGGTCACGCAGCCGCCGATCATGCCCGGCTGGGACGGCTACCCGATCGACGCCTTCCTCGGCGCGCGCTTCGGCGCGCCGGTGCTGGTCGACAACGACGCGAACCTGATGGCACTGGGCGAGTACCGCGCCCGCTACCCGGACACGGCCGCGCTGGTCGTGGTCAAGGCGTCCACCGGGATCGGCGCCGGGCTGGTCATCGGTGGCGAGGTGTACCGCGGCGTCGACGGCGGGGCGGGCGACATCGGGCACGTCCGGCTGCCCGGGCACCCGGACGCGCGCTGCCTGTGCGGTTCGCTCGGCTGCCTGGCGGCGGTCGCCGGCGGGGGCGCGCTGGCCGCGCGCCTGACCGAGCTGGGCCTGCCGACGACGTCGGGCTCGGGCGTCCGCGAGCGGATCCTGGCCGGCGAACCGGCCGCGGTGCGGCTCGCCGAGGCCGCCGGGCGGCAGGTGGGGGAGGTGCTGGCGACGCTGGTCTGCGTGGTCAACCCGGGCGTGCTGGTGATCGCCGGCGACCTCGCCGAGCCGCACTTCGTGGCCGGCGTCCGCGAGGTGCTCTACCAGCGTGCGCTGCCGCGCTCGACGCAGAACCTGCGCGTCGAAATCGGCGGCCGGGGTGAAGCGCTCGGCGGGGCGGTGGCGATGGTCGTCGAGGCCGAGTTCGCGCCGGCCGCGGTGGACCGGCGGCTCGAAGCGCGGCCCTGA
- a CDS encoding MGH1-like glycoside hydrolase domain-containing protein produces the protein MDVTWGRAAAVLDANWLGSSTVPSRSLYPHQWSWDSAFIALGLRHLSPSRARRELLTLFSAQWRDGRIPHILFNPDTPPEAYFPGPDFWRARRTSGLVQPPVHARAVLAVHETDPDRTFLATLYPKLRAWHEYLRTHRDAGGRGLAAIVHPWESGMDNSPAWDGPLSRVTPSAGFVRRDLQHGAAADRPSDEDYGRYVRLAADYRDSGYQDPGAFVVEDPGFNALFADAELALAAIAEELGLPAAAAAHREAAARVEKAMQETLWDNGFFFARDVRTGVRTREYTCAGLLPLLLPDLAVAPALLATATGPRFRLGRVHGVPSHDLTAPEFDPGRYWRGPSWSNVGWLVRQGLLRHGEHALASRLRDDLVETAARTDFAEYVDPLTGAGHGARSFGWTAALTLDLLAQPAAVA, from the coding sequence ATGGACGTAACATGGGGGCGTGCGGCGGCGGTCCTGGACGCCAACTGGCTCGGCTCGTCGACCGTGCCCTCGCGCTCGCTCTACCCGCACCAGTGGAGCTGGGACTCGGCGTTCATCGCGCTCGGCCTGCGTCACCTTTCGCCCTCGCGGGCCCGGCGCGAGCTGCTGACGCTGTTCTCCGCGCAGTGGCGCGACGGCCGGATCCCGCACATCCTCTTCAACCCCGACACCCCGCCCGAGGCGTACTTCCCCGGCCCGGACTTCTGGCGCGCGCGGCGGACGTCGGGGCTGGTCCAGCCGCCGGTGCACGCGCGGGCGGTGCTGGCGGTGCACGAGACCGACCCCGACCGCACGTTCCTCGCCACGCTGTACCCGAAGCTGCGGGCCTGGCACGAATACCTGCGGACCCACCGGGACGCCGGCGGGCGCGGGCTCGCGGCGATCGTGCACCCGTGGGAGTCCGGGATGGACAACAGCCCGGCCTGGGACGGGCCGCTCTCGCGCGTCACGCCGTCGGCCGGGTTCGTCCGCCGCGACCTGCAGCACGGCGCCGCGGCCGACCGCCCGAGCGACGAGGACTACGGCCGGTACGTCCGGCTCGCCGCGGACTACCGGGACAGCGGTTACCAGGACCCGGGCGCCTTCGTGGTGGAGGACCCGGGGTTCAACGCGCTGTTCGCCGACGCCGAGCTGGCGCTGGCCGCAATCGCCGAGGAGCTCGGCCTGCCCGCGGCGGCCGCCGCGCACCGCGAAGCCGCGGCGCGCGTCGAGAAGGCGATGCAGGAAACGTTGTGGGACAACGGCTTCTTCTTCGCCCGAGACGTCCGGACCGGCGTCCGGACGCGCGAGTACACCTGCGCCGGCCTGCTGCCGCTGCTGCTGCCGGACCTGGCCGTCGCCCCGGCCCTGCTGGCGACGGCCACCGGCCCGCGGTTCCGGCTCGGGCGCGTGCACGGCGTCCCGAGCCACGACCTGACCGCGCCGGAGTTCGACCCGGGCCGCTACTGGCGCGGCCCGTCGTGGTCCAACGTCGGCTGGCTGGTCCGGCAGGGGCTGCTGCGCCACGGCGAGCACGCCCTGGCGTCACGCCTGCGGGACGACCTCGTCGAAACGGCCGCCCGGACGGACTTCGCCGAGTACGTCGACCCGCTGACCGGCGCCGGGCACGGGGCCCGCTCGTTCGGCTGGACCGCGGCGCTGACCCTGGACCTCCTGGCTCAGCCCGCCGCCGTCGCGTAG